A region from the Thermoanaerobaculia bacterium genome encodes:
- a CDS encoding alpha/beta fold hydrolase gives MTDANFGPPRWLRNAHLQLAGGALLRSRRRVAYRREFLPTPDGDEILLDHAESGPEDRPRLLLLHGLEGSSYSTYVQGLAALAAARRWNVTVLNFRSCARDPGRLFRRVENRTARLYHSGETGDLGFVLDLLGRRARSPILAAGASMGGNVLLKWLGENRGAGKIRAAAAISTPYDLLACARHLERGAGPVYTSVFLRTLKPKAFSVLRRFPPAAERIDREKLERARTFFDFDDAATAPLHGFTGAADYYARSSSIGFLPRIDVPTLCVTARNDPFLPEEAVERARAAASPAVDFRVTASGSHLGFPEGPPWALRSWAESAVVAWLEARLG, from the coding sequence ATGACCGACGCGAATTTCGGGCCGCCGCGCTGGCTGCGCAACGCGCACCTCCAGCTCGCGGGCGGCGCCCTCCTCCGGAGCCGCCGGCGCGTCGCGTATCGGCGCGAATTCCTCCCCACCCCCGACGGAGACGAGATCCTCCTCGATCATGCGGAATCCGGCCCGGAAGATCGCCCCCGCCTCCTCCTGCTCCACGGTCTCGAGGGGAGCTCGTATTCGACTTACGTCCAGGGACTCGCCGCGCTCGCGGCGGCGCGCCGATGGAACGTCACGGTGCTCAACTTCCGCTCGTGCGCGCGCGATCCGGGCCGGCTCTTTCGCCGCGTCGAGAACCGGACGGCCCGGCTCTATCACTCCGGCGAGACCGGCGACCTCGGCTTCGTCCTCGATCTCCTCGGGCGGCGCGCGCGGTCGCCGATCCTCGCCGCGGGCGCGTCGATGGGCGGCAATGTCCTCCTGAAGTGGCTCGGGGAGAACCGGGGCGCCGGGAAGATCCGCGCCGCGGCGGCGATCTCGACGCCGTACGACCTCCTCGCGTGCGCGCGACACCTCGAGCGCGGCGCCGGCCCGGTCTACACGTCGGTGTTCCTTCGGACGCTCAAGCCGAAGGCGTTCTCGGTCCTGCGCCGGTTCCCGCCGGCGGCCGAGCGCATCGACCGCGAAAAACTCGAGCGCGCCCGGACGTTTTTCGACTTCGACGACGCGGCGACCGCCCCGCTCCACGGCTTCACGGGCGCGGCGGACTACTACGCGCGATCGAGCTCCATCGGTTTCCTGCCCCGAATCGACGTCCCGACGCTCTGCGTCACGGCCCGAAACGACCCCTTCCTGCCGGAGGAGGCCGTCGAGCGCGCCCGCGCGGCGGCGTCGCCCGCGGTCGACTTCCGCGTCACCGCCTCCGGGAGCCACCTCGGCTTCCCCGAAGGCCCGCCCTGGGCCCTTCGCTCCTGGGCGGAGTCGGCGGTCGTCGCGTGGCTGGAAGCCCGACTTGGCTGA